Proteins found in one Oceaniferula flava genomic segment:
- a CDS encoding DUF7133 domain-containing protein, which translates to MSSRLLPLFFAVPILTSAAEPNAVTTRGLIDFKRPADAIQLVGKSGHRLIPESKAKCQWVFRDGVLTASPKWDSMITQESYQDFRMHVEFNVNNVQGVSAEANGNSGIYIQQRYELQILNSHGIAPEDYKPSYAGSIYRQKKPDHLASKPAGEWQSYDIVFRAARFKGNKKTENARITVIHNGKLIHDDYALLNKTGAGRKEGPEARPIKLQGHHNPVRFRNVWIQRLKLNPVEKAPSTEKKKGYTYVVPFDQAPPAPALSPQEALSSFRLHKDFKISTVVHEPQVQNPLAVRFDGNGRMWVVEMRAYMPDSNGTGEDEPIGRISIHEDTNDDGFYDKTSVFLDNLNQPRAIALYKNGIIYGGHEKLYFVENVNDKAGKMTVIDEDYTQDGNVEHRANGLFRALDNWIYSAKSDTRYREVNGKWIKQKTFFRGQWGMNQDNYGRLYYNGNWFGIKADQLLPNTLSRNPNFLLEHGNATYLSFRDKLYPARITLGANRGGEGDLDANGHLKAATGAAGAMAYRGDQFPPKYRNTALFCEPVANLVRMVHVNREDGLLSGEHLFGEQEFLASTDERFRPVNLFNAPDGTLYITDMYHGIIQHKHYLTKYLREYIQHQGLESHPRLGRIYRIEYRHTSRGPMPKLLAKKASDHVPHLNHSNGWWRDTAQQLIIDTGDLSVVPALNSLACDSSKPLGQIHALWTLEGLGAINSAAIEGALKSDDPYVLESAVRLSTLLPATELKNLLPTFTQLARSSSLVVKRQLAASLGRIPSPQALTLLKKVLIENINTPYFREATLSGLAGREQEFIALLGDDFDDTRFNKYLKHTLTPKTTAAKFKTPSNKKHRETYLRGEKFYVANCMACHGADGKGLTQLGPPLVKSEWVTGSPERLAAILLHGMTGPITVNGKQYAPAAAMPGLKDAPDITDVDLADVATFIRYAWNNRKNEVSPKVVSKVRKVLQNRETAFTSEELLKVYP; encoded by the coding sequence ATGTCATCTCGCCTATTACCCCTCTTTTTCGCAGTCCCTATTCTAACCTCAGCAGCCGAACCCAATGCTGTTACAACGCGAGGCCTCATCGACTTCAAACGCCCTGCAGATGCTATCCAACTGGTCGGGAAATCCGGTCACAGGCTCATACCCGAATCAAAAGCAAAATGCCAATGGGTTTTCAGGGATGGAGTTCTCACAGCTTCTCCAAAATGGGACAGCATGATAACTCAAGAGTCTTATCAGGATTTTCGTATGCACGTAGAGTTTAATGTCAATAACGTACAAGGAGTCTCTGCCGAAGCCAACGGAAATTCAGGCATCTATATTCAACAACGTTACGAACTTCAAATTCTCAACTCCCACGGGATTGCTCCCGAAGATTACAAACCCAGTTACGCTGGCAGCATTTATCGCCAGAAGAAACCGGATCATTTAGCGAGCAAACCCGCCGGTGAGTGGCAAAGCTATGACATTGTATTTCGCGCAGCACGCTTCAAAGGTAACAAGAAAACTGAGAACGCCCGGATCACGGTGATACATAACGGAAAACTCATTCATGACGATTATGCACTTTTAAACAAAACAGGTGCAGGCAGAAAAGAAGGACCTGAAGCACGACCTATCAAACTACAAGGTCATCACAACCCTGTCCGATTCCGTAATGTCTGGATCCAACGCCTCAAACTCAACCCTGTAGAAAAAGCACCCTCAACAGAGAAAAAGAAAGGATATACCTATGTGGTTCCTTTTGATCAAGCTCCGCCAGCACCAGCACTTAGCCCGCAAGAAGCTCTCTCAAGTTTCCGCTTACATAAAGACTTTAAAATAAGCACGGTCGTACACGAACCCCAGGTCCAAAATCCTTTAGCTGTTCGATTCGATGGAAACGGGCGTATGTGGGTCGTGGAAATGCGTGCCTATATGCCCGATAGCAATGGGACGGGTGAAGATGAACCCATTGGTAGAATCTCCATTCACGAGGATACTAACGATGACGGGTTTTATGACAAAACCAGTGTTTTCCTCGACAATTTAAATCAGCCTAGAGCGATTGCTCTCTATAAAAACGGTATCATCTATGGTGGGCACGAGAAGCTCTACTTTGTTGAAAACGTTAACGACAAGGCCGGCAAGATGACAGTCATTGATGAAGATTACACGCAAGATGGTAACGTAGAACATCGCGCCAACGGTCTCTTTCGAGCCCTCGACAACTGGATTTACAGCGCAAAATCCGATACCCGCTACAGAGAAGTCAACGGAAAGTGGATCAAACAAAAAACCTTTTTCCGAGGCCAGTGGGGTATGAATCAGGACAACTATGGGCGCCTCTATTACAATGGGAACTGGTTCGGTATTAAGGCAGATCAATTGCTACCGAACACCCTAAGTCGTAACCCTAATTTCCTTCTTGAACATGGAAACGCCACCTATCTTTCTTTCCGCGATAAACTTTACCCAGCCCGCATTACTCTGGGAGCAAACCGTGGGGGGGAAGGTGACCTGGACGCAAACGGACATTTAAAAGCCGCCACTGGCGCGGCAGGAGCAATGGCTTACCGAGGTGATCAGTTCCCACCAAAATATCGGAACACAGCGCTTTTCTGTGAGCCTGTCGCTAACCTTGTACGCATGGTTCATGTCAACCGAGAAGACGGCTTGCTGTCAGGCGAACATCTTTTCGGCGAACAGGAATTCCTAGCTTCCACCGATGAGCGCTTTCGTCCGGTAAACCTTTTCAATGCGCCCGACGGAACCCTCTACATCACAGACATGTATCACGGCATCATCCAGCACAAACACTATCTCACCAAATATTTACGTGAATACATCCAGCACCAGGGACTCGAAAGCCACCCTCGTCTCGGCAGAATTTATCGTATCGAATACCGCCACACCTCCAGAGGCCCGATGCCCAAATTATTGGCAAAAAAAGCCTCTGATCACGTTCCACATCTCAATCATTCTAACGGCTGGTGGCGTGATACAGCCCAACAGTTGATTATCGACACCGGGGATCTCTCAGTCGTTCCTGCACTAAACTCGCTAGCATGTGATTCAAGCAAACCCCTTGGCCAAATTCATGCACTGTGGACACTTGAAGGTCTAGGAGCTATCAACAGTGCTGCCATTGAAGGTGCTTTAAAATCAGATGACCCTTATGTATTAGAATCAGCAGTCCGTCTCAGCACATTACTTCCCGCAACTGAATTAAAAAATCTACTCCCTACATTCACGCAGTTGGCTAGGAGCTCCAGCTTAGTTGTAAAAAGACAACTTGCCGCTAGCTTGGGACGAATCCCCTCACCACAGGCACTCACGCTACTCAAGAAGGTGCTCATAGAAAATATCAATACTCCCTACTTTCGAGAAGCTACGCTTAGTGGACTTGCTGGGAGAGAGCAAGAGTTCATCGCTCTACTAGGCGATGATTTCGATGACACTCGGTTCAACAAATACCTCAAGCATACTCTTACGCCAAAAACTACAGCAGCGAAATTCAAAACACCTTCTAACAAAAAACACCGAGAAACCTATCTTCGAGGTGAAAAGTTTTACGTCGCCAATTGCATGGCCTGCCATGGAGCCGATGGGAAGGGACTCACACAACTTGGTCCGCCCTTGGTAAAATCAGAATGGGTAACTGGTTCGCCGGAAAGGCTAGCAGCGATCTTACTACATGGTATGACAGGCCCCATCACTGTTAATGGGAAACAATACGCCCCTGCCGCTGCAATGCCAGGGTTGAAGGACGCACCTGATATCACCGATGTTGACCTCGCTGACGTAGCTACTTTTATACGCTACGCGTGGAATAATCGTAAAAACGAGGTCAGCCCTAAAGTCGTTTCTAAAGTGCGTAAAGTTTTACAAAACCGTGAGACAGCCTTCACCTCAGAAGAGCTACTCAAGGTTTACCCCTGA